One genomic window of Nicotiana sylvestris chromosome 10, ASM39365v2, whole genome shotgun sequence includes the following:
- the LOC104221093 gene encoding metal tolerance protein 4-like, protein MEGEIEANNINGTKTPLLEGWKLSGSGRRSSRRFSRHNSFTSLRRDFLSRLPDKVINSCVIDSEASSIINNLSISSDLTKGEKEYYEKQFETLKSFEEVDIAVAADCIDEEDLEEQAQHERAMRISNYANIILLALKIYATVKSGSLAIAASTLDSLLDLMAGSILWFTHLSMKNINVYKYPIGKLRVQPVGIIVFAAIMATLGVQVLIQAVEQLVENKPPEKMTLNQLAWLYSIMLTATVVKLALWLYCRSSGNNIVRAYAKDHYFDVVTNVVGLIAAVLGDKFYWWIDPVGALILAIYTISNWSATVIENAVSLVGQSAPPEVMQKLTYLVIRHPQVKRVDTVRAYTFGVLYFVEVDIELPEDLPLKEAHNIGETLQIKLEKLPEVERAFVHLDFECEHKPEHSVPSKLPNNES, encoded by the exons ATGGAGGGAGAAATAGAGGCTAACAATATTAATGGAACTAAAACGCCATTGTTGGAGGGATGGAAGCTTAGTGGAAGTGGACGGCGCAGTAGCCGGCGTTTCAGCCGGCATAACTCTTTCACGTCGCTCCGCCGTGATTTCCTGTCTAGGCTTCCAGATAAGGTGATCAACTCTTGTGTTATTGACTCTGAAGCTTCATCCATCATTAATAACCTCTCCATATCCTCTGACTTAACCAaag GAGAAAAGGAATACTATGAAAAACAGTTTGAGACCTTGAAGTCATTCGAGGAAGTTGATATTGCAGTCGCTGCTGATTGCATTGATGAAGAAGATCTTGAAGAGCAAGCCCAACATGAGAGAGCAATGAGAATCTCCAATTATGCAAACATTATACTGCTTGCTCTCAAG ATCTATGCTACAGTGAAGAGTGGTTCCTTAGCTATTGCTGCATCTACATTGGATTCATTACTTGACCTCATGGCTGGTAGCATACTATGGTTTACTCATCTTTCAATGAAGAACATAAATGTCTATAAATATCCTATTGGAAAATTGAGAGTGCAGCCCGTTGGAATCATCGTCTTTGCTGCTATTATGGCTACACTTG GCGTTCAGGTGCTGATCCAGGCTGTAGAACAACTAGTTGAAAATAAACCTCCTGAAAAGATGACTTTGAATCAGCTCGCATGGTTATATTCCATCATGTTAACTGCCACAGTAGTAAAACTTGCCCTATGGCTTTACTGCAGAAGCTCAGGAAACAACATTGTTCGTGCGTATGCAAAG GATCACTATTTCGACGTGGTTACTAACGTAGTCGGGTTAATAGCAGCTGTACTTGGTGATAAGTTCTACTGGTGGATTGATCCTGTTGGTGCTCTTATCCTTGCTATTTATACAATCTCAAATTGGTCAGCCACTGTGATAGAGAATGCAG TGTCACTGGTGGGACAATCAGCTCCTCCTGAAGTTATGCAGAAGTTAACATATCTTGTTATAAGACATCCTCAAGTGAAACGTGTTGATACAGTTCGAGCATACACCTTTGGTGTCTTGTACTTTGTTGAG GTTGATATTGAACTCCCGGAAGATTTGCCATTGAAGGAAGCACATAATATCGGAGAGACTCTACAAATAAAGCTCGAGAAACTCCCTGAAGTCGAACGTGCATTTGTTCATCTTGATTTTGAATGTGAACACAAACCAGAACACTCTGTCCCCAGCAAGCTGCCCAACAATGAATCTTAA